The Triticum aestivum cultivar Chinese Spring chromosome 3A, IWGSC CS RefSeq v2.1, whole genome shotgun sequence genome includes a region encoding these proteins:
- the LOC123058168 gene encoding abscisic acid receptor PYL9-like gives MEPHMESALRQGLTEPERREVEGVVEEHHTFPGRASGTCTSLVTQRVQAPLAAVWDIVRGFANPQRYKHFIKSCALAAGDGATVGSVREVTVVSGLPASTSTERLEILDDDRHILSFRVVGGEHRLRNYRSVTSVTEFTDQPSGPPYCVVVESYVVDVPEGNTEEDTRMFTDTVVKLNLQKLAAIATTTSSSSPPPSDEQS, from the coding sequence atGGAGCCCCACATGGAGAGCGCGCTTCGTCAAGGGTTGACGGAGCCGGAGCGGAGGGAGGTGGAGGGCGTGGTGGAGGAGCACCACACATTCCCTGGGCGCGCCAGCGGGACGTGCACGTCGCTGGTCACACAGCGCGTGCAGGCGCCTCTCGCCGCCGTGTGGGACATCGTGCGCGGCTTCGCCAATCCCCAGCGCTACAAGCACTTCATCAAGTCCTGTGCtctcgccgccggcgacggcgCCACCGTGGGCAGCGTCCGCGAGGTCACCGTCGTCTCCGGCCTCCCCGCCTCCACCAGCACCGAGCGCCTCGAGATCCTCGACGACGACCGCCACATCCTCAGCTTCCGCGTCGTCGGCGGCGAGCACCGCCTCCGCAACTACCGCTCCGTCACCTCCGTCACCGAGTTCACGGACCAGCCTTCAGGCCCGCCCTACTGCGTCGTTGTCGAGTCCTACGTCGTCGACGTACCGGAGGGCAACACCGAGGAGGACACCCGCATGTTCACCGACACCGTGGTCAAGCTCAACCTCCAGAAACTCGCCGCCATCgcgaccaccacctcctcctcttccccgcCGCCGTCGGATGAGCAAAGCTGA